A region of Sulfurovum sp. DNA encodes the following proteins:
- a CDS encoding patatin-like phospholipase family protein: protein MAGTSTGAIIAGLLAQGVSAVEVCEMYKKEIPMIFGKNMRRNFPFNIFPFSLFVSKYKSTNLEAMAKKYFGDSTFEDVKTDLIVTSVDIAKMSLRLYKTDRLQQHTGQKGVLLANALLASIAAPTYFKVDRGPKHSDYLVDGGIAANNPSLVAVIDALQLENKKDKGKKPASISDIVLLSMGTGKVDALPYDLKPLTDSTIDWIIESHLSLIPPRFHTATPLIDILFETHAKLVEDQVRFLFSTHNHKEGFMRINPLLKSAIKLDDVSKLETLRKLAKLDKEQISWIEKHL, encoded by the coding sequence ATTGCTGGAACATCCACGGGTGCAATTATTGCTGGGTTGTTAGCCCAAGGAGTAAGTGCGGTTGAGGTTTGTGAGATGTATAAAAAAGAGATACCAATGATTTTTGGAAAAAACATGAGAAGGAATTTCCCTTTCAATATTTTCCCTTTTTCGCTTTTTGTTTCAAAATATAAATCAACCAATCTTGAAGCAATGGCTAAAAAATACTTTGGAGATAGCACATTTGAAGATGTCAAAACCGATTTGATAGTGACATCTGTTGATATTGCCAAGATGTCATTGCGACTTTACAAGACAGATCGTTTACAGCAACATACTGGACAAAAAGGTGTACTGCTTGCAAATGCCCTTTTGGCTTCAATTGCTGCACCTACATACTTTAAGGTTGATAGGGGTCCCAAGCATTCAGATTACTTGGTTGATGGAGGTATTGCTGCCAACAACCCATCACTGGTTGCAGTTATTGACGCATTACAACTTGAAAATAAAAAAGATAAAGGTAAAAAACCCGCCTCTATATCGGACATAGTCTTATTGTCAATGGGTACTGGAAAGGTTGATGCATTGCCATATGACTTAAAACCGCTAACAGATTCAACGATTGATTGGATCATTGAGTCACACCTGTCTTTGATACCACCTAGGTTTCATACAGCAACACCACTGATTGATATTCTCTTTGAAACACATGCAAAACTTGTAGAAGATCAAGTTAGATTTTTGTTTAGTACCCATAATCATAAAGAAGGATTTATGAGAATAAACCCTTTACTAAAAAGTGCAATCAAATTAGATGATGTGAGTAAACTCGAGACATTGCGTAAATTGGCCAAGTTAGACAAAGAGCAAATAAGCTGGATAGAAAAACACCTTTAA